Proteins encoded in a region of the Nicotiana tomentosiformis chromosome 9, ASM39032v3, whole genome shotgun sequence genome:
- the LOC138898657 gene encoding uncharacterized protein — protein sequence MEKNSDFDAHLASHNTSIRNLEVQLGKISQALNTRPKGVLPSDTVVNPKGGNSTGHTMDVITRSGKGGDAPTSCQRKIVDDEQVVQEDEIPNNVVQANGEVRIDIDNNVKDTQEEVKTSRENIVDIQEPVVPKAKAPMPRYRPPYHQRFAKQNGENQFKMFIDMMKSLSINVPLVEALEQIPGYVKFMKDLVTKKPSMNCETIKMTPQVNAIVHSMAPKLEDPSAFTIPCTIGSAEFAKALCDLGESINFMPYSVFKTLGVGQPKPTSMRLQMADRTMKRQLGIIDDVLVRADKFIIPTDFVILDCEVDYKVPIILGKPFLATRKALVDVEAGELTFRVDDEKVVFHVCKSMRQPNSNKVCSFMDLMTDVIIDDTSTMMNVDDTLEVVLLNLDDDEMDGYVECVNSL from the coding sequence atggagaagaattcCGACTTTGATGCTCatctagcctctcacaacacttcaattcgcaatttggaagttcaattggggaaaatttcgcaagctttaaacactcgtcctaagggggtactaccaagtgacacggtggtgaacccaaaaggTGGGAACAGCACGGGACATACCATGGACGTGAttacaaggagtggaaaaggtggggatgcacCAACCTCATGTCAAAggaaaattgtggatgatgagcaagtggtacaagaagatgaGATCCCAAACAATGTGGTCCAAGCAAATGGTGAAGTAAGAATTGATATCGATAACAATGTGAAGGacactcaagaggaagtgaaaaCGTCTAGGGAGAACATTGTTGACATAcaggaaccggtagtgccaaaggctaaggcaccaatgccaaggtaTCGTCCTCCATACCATCAAAGGTTTGCCAAGCAAAATggagagaatcaattcaaaatgtttattgacatgatgaagagtctatctattaatgtgccattggttgaggctttggagcaAATTCCCGGTTATgtaaagttcatgaaggacttggtgacaaagaagccgtcgatgaattgtgaaactataaaGATGACTCCTCAAGTGAAtgcaattgtgcactcaatggctcctaaattggaagatcccagcgctttcacaatcccttgtaccattggaagtgccgaatttgctaaagctctttgtgatcttggggaaagtatcaatttcatgccctattcagttttcaagactTTAGGAGTTGGGCAACCAaaacccacatctatgagattacaaatggcggatcgtaccatgaagagacagttgggtataattgatgatgtgttggttcgtgctGATAAATTCATTATCCCAACagattttgtgattcttgattgtgaagtggactataagGTGCCGATAATTCTGGGTaaacctttccttgctacgaggaaggctcttgttgatgtggaagccggtgaactcacttttcgggtggatgatgaaaaggtggttttccatgtgtgcaaatctatgaggcaaccgaatagcaataaAGTGTGTtcgtttatggacttgatgaccgatgtgattattgatgatactagtaccatgatgaatgttgatgatactttggaggtcgttttgcttaaccttgatgatgacgagatggatggctatGTGGAATGCGTGAACTCATtgtaa